One Capra hircus breed San Clemente chromosome 27, ASM170441v1, whole genome shotgun sequence DNA window includes the following coding sequences:
- the TRIML2 gene encoding probable E3 ubiquitin-protein ligase TRIML2 — protein MSKRPRSQLEQDTPGGVRCETRPQPPQLFCSGDQMAVCGHSLPPQERGSPVVMNEVSEIAENYRKLFQEMLDTLKEKLEAAKIILADEQERMVMMQKEEQNFKEMIETEYSIRIRLITEENEMNLRSLQGGFSLNLTQTSQNQLMEFATNLKEKFQETVQRLNFLGRENMKKLKESEVRLSEQICSLQQITAELEKKCRQPASVLLQNAKYALERSHSLLHQFLQPAQITDLSLCQITGMSKMLKVLQRPITLDPKTAHPYLVLSEDLRSVRVRNMQRGVPGHPERFDFSATVLGVQSFTSGRHYWEVDVGKAAQWQLGVYRSSTVRNSSGNKVLLTGSLMGTDHTFWAFPPFKRVSLREQVHRVGVFLDYEYEQISFYDAAKGSLICNFSYLAFQGALRPIFSLSISSGGVNSDSLSICLPHVSPCNDTVSSQPSSA, from the exons ATGTCCAAAAGGCCCCGCTCCCAGTTAGAGCAAGACACCCCAGGAGGTGTCCGCTGTGAGACACGCCCGCAGCCACCGCAGCTGTTCTGCAGTGGTGACCAAATGGCGGTTTGTGGCCacagcctccctccccaggagCGTGGGAGTCCCGTGGTGATGAATGAAGTGTCAGAGATCGCCGAGAATTACAGG AAGTTATTCCAGGAGATGTTGGACACATTGAAGGAGAAACTTGAAGCAGCTAAAATCATACTGGCTGATGAACAAGAAAGAATGGTGATGATGCAG AAAGAGGagcagaattttaaagaaatgattgaGACTGAATATAGCATAAGGATCCGGTTGATAACTGAAGAAAATGAGATGAACTTGCGAAGCCTGCAAGGCGGATTCAGCTTGAATTTGACACAAACCAGTCAGAACCAACTGATGGAGTTTGCCACCAACCTAAAGGAGAAGTTCCAGGAAACAGTACAG AGACTGAACTTTCTGGGGAGAGAgaacatgaagaaactgaaggagaGTGAAGTCAGGCTTTCTGAACAGATCTGCAGCCTCCAGCAGATCACCGCGGAGCTCGAGAAGAAGTGTAGGCAGCCCGCCTCGGTGTTGCTCCAG AATGCAAAATATGCTTTGGAAAG GAGTCATTCACTACTGCATCAGTTTCTACAGCCTGCCCAAATCACAGACCTGAGTTTGTGCCAAATAACAGGAATGAGCAAAATGCTCAAAGTGCTGCAAA GACCCATAACTTTGGACCCTAAAACAGCTCATCCCTATCTGGTCTTGTCCGAGGATCTAAGAAGTGTGAGAGTTAGAAACATGCAGCGGGGTGTACCTGGTCACCCTGAGAGATTTGATTTCAGCGCCACCGTGCTGGGTGTGCAGAGCTTCACCTCAGGGCGGCACTACTGGGAGGTGGACGTGGGCAAGGCGGCGCAGTGGCAGCTGGGCGTGTACAGGAGCTCTACCGTCAGAAACAGTTCCGGAAATAAGGTCTTACTCACAGGATCTCTCATGGGAACCGATCACACCTTCTGGGCTTTTCCCCCTTTCAAAAGGGTCTCCTTGAGAGAGCAAGTGCACAGAGTTGGAGTTTTCCTGGACTATGAGTATGAGCAGATATCGTTCTATGATGCCGCAAAGGGCTCCCTCATCTGTAATTTCTCTTATCTCGCCTTCCAGGGAGCTCTCAGGCCTATATTTTCTCTCAgtatctccagtggaggcgtgaATTCAGACTCTTTGAGTATCTGCCTCCCTCATGTTTCTCCTTGTAATGATACTGTTAGCTCTCAGCCCTCTTCGGCGTGA